Proteins encoded by one window of Prevotella nigrescens:
- the dtd gene encoding D-aminoacyl-tRNA deacylase, protein MRIVVQRVKHASVTIDGNIKSAIQNGLLILLGIGENDDESDIKWLVNKVASLRIFDDEQGVMNKSVMDIGGEALVVSQFTLMASYKKGNRPSYIHAAKHEKSIPLYKRFCEELSRAMGKSVGEGEFGADMKVELLNDGPVTICMDTKNKE, encoded by the coding sequence ATGAGAATTGTAGTTCAACGTGTAAAGCACGCATCGGTAACCATCGATGGAAACATAAAATCGGCTATCCAAAATGGCTTGCTCATTTTACTCGGAATTGGCGAAAACGACGACGAAAGCGACATTAAATGGCTTGTAAACAAGGTTGCAAGTCTGAGAATCTTCGACGATGAACAAGGCGTAATGAACAAAAGCGTGATGGATATAGGCGGCGAAGCCCTTGTTGTTTCGCAGTTTACGCTTATGGCAAGCTATAAAAAAGGAAATCGTCCAAGCTATATTCACGCTGCCAAACACGAAAAATCTATCCCTCTCTACAAGCGTTTCTGCGAAGAATTGAGCCGTGCTATGGGCAAGTCTGTGGGCGAAGGAGAGTTCGGTGCCGACATGAAAGTGGAATTGCTGAACGACGGTCCCGTTACAATATGTATGGACACTAAAAACAAAGAATAA
- a CDS encoding nucleotide pyrophosphohydrolase: MHDELSIKEAQKLVDKWIHEYGVRYFSELTNMACLTEEVGELARVMARTYGDQSFKEGEKHNIGEEMADILWVLMCLANQTGVDLTEELQKSFDKKTKRDKDRHKQNKKLTKAETPEKTEES; the protein is encoded by the coding sequence ATGCACGACGAATTAAGCATCAAAGAAGCGCAAAAGCTCGTCGATAAATGGATTCACGAGTATGGTGTGCGTTACTTCAGCGAGCTCACCAACATGGCTTGCCTTACCGAAGAGGTGGGCGAACTGGCGCGTGTAATGGCTCGTACCTACGGCGACCAGAGTTTCAAGGAAGGCGAAAAGCACAATATCGGCGAAGAAATGGCAGATATTCTGTGGGTTCTGATGTGCTTGGCAAACCAAACGGGCGTAGACCTTACGGAGGAACTACAAAAGAGTTTCGACAAAAAGACAAAGCGAGACAAAGACAGACACAAGCAAAACAAGAAGCTAACGAAGGCGGAAACGCCCGAAAAAACAGAAGAATCATAA
- the deoC gene encoding deoxyribose-phosphate aldolase → MQNNKGNIQTTSKYDEMLKQYNLDITDEEVKAAVKKIIEEKVPENDTLDVKKFLLGSVELTTLKTTDTEEEVLAMVEKVNKFAQEYPTLPHVGAVCAYPCFTKLIADSLEIDGVDITNVTGNFPSSQTFLEVKTIETALAIKDGATQIDIVLPVGKFLSGDYEDVYDQISELKQTCGDIPMKVILETGDLNNVRNIKIAALLSMFAGADYIKTSTGKEKISATPEAVYVMCTAIKEFYDKTGVQIGLKPAGGINTVMDAIIFYTIYKEVLGEKWLTNYWFRLGTSRLTNLLLSDIEGKEVKFF, encoded by the coding sequence ATGCAAAACAATAAAGGTAACATTCAAACTACCAGTAAGTACGATGAAATGCTGAAACAATACAACCTTGACATTACAGACGAGGAAGTAAAGGCAGCAGTAAAAAAGATTATTGAAGAGAAAGTACCTGAGAACGACACCTTAGACGTTAAGAAATTCCTTCTCGGAAGTGTCGAATTAACTACTCTCAAGACCACAGACACAGAAGAAGAAGTGCTCGCAATGGTCGAGAAAGTGAACAAATTTGCACAGGAATACCCTACTCTTCCACACGTTGGAGCTGTTTGTGCTTATCCGTGCTTCACAAAACTCATTGCCGATAGCTTAGAAATAGATGGTGTAGACATAACAAACGTAACAGGAAACTTCCCATCTTCTCAAACATTCCTCGAAGTTAAGACCATCGAAACGGCACTTGCCATCAAGGACGGTGCCACACAGATAGACATTGTATTGCCTGTGGGCAAGTTCCTTTCGGGCGATTACGAAGATGTCTACGACCAAATCAGCGAACTGAAGCAGACCTGCGGCGACATACCTATGAAGGTTATCCTCGAAACAGGCGACCTCAACAACGTCCGAAACATAAAGATTGCTGCCCTACTCTCTATGTTTGCAGGTGCCGATTATATCAAGACAAGCACCGGTAAAGAGAAGATTAGCGCAACTCCGGAGGCTGTTTACGTGATGTGCACGGCGATTAAGGAGTTCTACGACAAAACCGGCGTACAGATAGGACTAAAGCCTGCGGGCGGCATAAACACCGTTATGGACGCCATTATCTTCTATACCATCTACAAAGAAGTTCTCGGCGAGAAGTGGCTCACCAACTATTGGTTCCGCCTTGGCACCAGTCGTCTCACCAATTTGCTGCTCAGCGACATTGAAGGCAAAGAGGTTAAGTTCTTTTAA
- a CDS encoding polyprenyl synthetase family protein, with amino-acid sequence MDYLSIIKEPISQELNDFISLFNKALMHEEGLLSSALEHIRNRGGKRMRPMLMLLMAKNFGEVTFVAQHAAVGLELLHTASLVHDDVVDESGERRGQASVNATYNNKVAVLVGDYILSTALLNVAYTQSEDIVRDLAELGRTLSNGEILQLTNISNQEISEEVYYQVINQKTAALFEACAAIGAKAGNALESDVEAARLFGQRIGIIFQIRDDIFDYYDSTEIGKPTGNDMLEGKLTLPVIYALKSTGNKQMMALAMKVKEGTVNADEIAQLVSFAKESGGIEYAEKKMLEFHSEAFQFVSNCVHDGAIARALKAYLDFVIQRKN; translated from the coding sequence ATGGATTATCTGTCGATTATAAAAGAACCGATTAGTCAGGAATTAAACGACTTTATCTCACTGTTTAACAAAGCGTTAATGCACGAAGAAGGGCTGCTTTCGAGTGCGTTGGAGCATATACGGAACAGGGGAGGAAAGCGTATGCGCCCAATGCTGATGTTGCTGATGGCAAAGAATTTCGGCGAAGTTACGTTCGTGGCGCAGCACGCTGCCGTTGGATTGGAGTTGCTGCACACTGCCAGTCTGGTGCACGATGACGTGGTGGACGAAAGCGGAGAGCGCAGAGGACAGGCATCGGTGAATGCCACTTATAACAACAAGGTGGCAGTGTTGGTGGGCGACTACATTCTTTCTACGGCACTGCTGAATGTGGCTTATACGCAGTCGGAAGACATTGTGCGCGACCTTGCAGAGTTGGGGCGCACGCTTTCCAACGGTGAAATATTGCAGCTGACCAACATTTCTAATCAGGAAATATCGGAAGAAGTATATTATCAGGTAATAAACCAGAAGACGGCGGCTCTGTTTGAGGCGTGTGCGGCGATTGGCGCAAAGGCTGGCAACGCATTGGAAAGCGATGTTGAGGCTGCAAGACTGTTCGGACAACGCATCGGAATTATCTTCCAGATACGCGATGACATATTCGATTACTACGATTCAACCGAGATAGGAAAACCCACAGGCAACGATATGTTGGAAGGAAAGCTGACGCTTCCTGTTATTTATGCGTTGAAATCGACAGGCAACAAGCAAATGATGGCGTTGGCAATGAAGGTGAAAGAAGGTACGGTAAATGCCGATGAAATCGCCCAATTGGTATCTTTTGCAAAAGAAAGTGGGGGTATAGAATATGCAGAAAAGAAGATGTTGGAGTTTCACAGCGAGGCTTTTCAGTTCGTTTCAAACTGCGTACACGATGGAGCAATAGCCCGTGCGCTGAAGGCTTACTTGGATTTTGTGATTCAACGGAAGAACTAA
- the polA gene encoding DNA polymerase I: MDKLFLIDAYALIYRSYYALIRNPRINSKGVNTSAIMGFCNTLNEVLTKENPTHIAVAFDHGLTFRHEAFPEYKAQREETPEDIKLSVPYIKQILEAMRIPILQVDGFEADDIIGTVATLAGSKGITTFMLTPDKDYGQLIRENVYMYRPRHGGGYDVVGMNEVEDRYGIPTPAQVIDLLALMGDSADNFPGCPGVGEKTAAKLINQFGSIDNMLEHTDQIKGKLREKVEAAVDDIKMSKFLATIRTDVPINMEWDELKIEQPDEDKLREIFTELEFKTLLNKFVKGNQKAQKSDNLQLNLFAENAPEDAGDAKKAPSCSLSAVPHNYKLIENEQEARNVCDYFFTREFLCLDTETTSADAIDAELVGLSFSVAEKEAFYVAVPANREEALKIVNIFKPLYEDESILKIGQNIKYDYEVLHKYGVTLKGKLFDTMIAHYLIQPELRHNMDYMAETLLNYKTIPIESLIGAKGKQQQKNMRDLQPSEIYEYACEDADITLQLKHVLEPKLKEVEAENLFWNIEMPLVPVLADMELHGVRLDTAALEETSRIFTQRMNQYEQEIYELAGESFNISSPKQVGEMLFGKLQIMEKPKKTKTGQYVTSEEVLVSLENKHPIVHKILEYRGIKKLLSTYIDALPKLIKPETGHIHTSFNQALTATGRLSSSDPNLQNIPVRTDDGKEIRKCFIPESGCEFFSADYSQIELRIMAHLSEDENMMEAFRKGFDIHRATAAKIWHEDMENVTDTQRKKAKQANFGIIYGITTYGLAQRMDIPNGEAKELIDGYFNTFPKVKAYMERAKEEARKKGYAETIFHRRRYLADINSRNATVRGFAERNAINAPIQGSEADIIKVAMVRIWQRFKRENIRSKMILQVHDELNFSVFPDEKERVERIVIEEMQNAYPLNVPLIADAGWGENWLEAH, encoded by the coding sequence ATGGACAAACTGTTTCTCATCGACGCTTACGCACTTATCTATCGGTCGTATTATGCCCTCATCAGAAATCCGCGTATCAACTCAAAAGGAGTGAATACATCGGCTATTATGGGTTTCTGCAACACGCTGAACGAAGTGCTGACAAAGGAAAATCCCACACACATTGCCGTGGCTTTCGACCACGGACTCACCTTCCGACACGAGGCATTCCCCGAGTATAAGGCACAAAGAGAGGAAACACCCGAAGACATAAAGCTGTCTGTTCCCTACATAAAGCAAATTCTTGAAGCCATGCGCATACCTATCCTGCAAGTCGATGGCTTCGAGGCGGACGACATTATCGGTACGGTGGCAACGCTGGCAGGCAGCAAGGGCATTACCACTTTTATGCTTACGCCCGACAAGGACTACGGTCAGCTTATCCGAGAGAACGTCTATATGTATCGTCCAAGGCATGGCGGAGGGTACGATGTGGTGGGTATGAACGAAGTTGAAGACAGATACGGTATCCCTACCCCAGCCCAAGTAATCGACCTCTTGGCACTTATGGGCGACTCTGCCGACAACTTTCCGGGTTGTCCGGGTGTGGGCGAGAAGACCGCTGCAAAGCTTATCAACCAGTTTGGGTCTATCGACAATATGCTCGAACATACCGACCAGATAAAAGGAAAGCTAAGAGAGAAAGTGGAAGCTGCCGTCGATGACATAAAGATGTCGAAGTTCCTGGCAACCATTCGCACCGATGTTCCAATCAATATGGAATGGGACGAACTGAAGATAGAACAGCCCGACGAAGACAAGCTACGCGAAATCTTCACCGAATTGGAGTTCAAAACACTCCTTAATAAATTTGTTAAAGGTAATCAAAAAGCGCAAAAAAGCGATAATTTGCAGCTCAATTTATTTGCAGAAAATGCGCCCGAAGATGCAGGCGACGCAAAAAAAGCCCCTTCCTGCAGCCTTTCAGCAGTGCCACACAATTACAAACTAATTGAGAATGAGCAAGAAGCGCGTAATGTTTGTGATTATTTCTTTACAAGAGAGTTCCTATGTTTAGACACAGAAACCACGTCGGCGGACGCCATCGATGCAGAATTGGTGGGTTTAAGCTTCTCGGTTGCCGAAAAAGAGGCATTCTATGTAGCCGTTCCTGCTAACCGTGAAGAAGCCTTAAAGATAGTAAATATATTCAAACCACTATACGAAGACGAGTCAATTCTGAAGATTGGACAGAACATTAAATACGATTACGAAGTTCTGCACAAATATGGCGTAACGTTAAAGGGCAAGTTGTTCGACACGATGATTGCACACTATCTTATCCAACCCGAGCTTCGGCACAACATGGACTACATGGCGGAAACGCTTTTGAACTATAAAACCATTCCAATAGAAAGCCTTATCGGTGCCAAAGGGAAGCAACAACAGAAGAACATGCGCGACCTGCAGCCGAGCGAAATCTACGAGTACGCTTGCGAAGATGCCGATATTACGCTGCAGTTGAAGCACGTGCTCGAACCGAAACTGAAGGAAGTGGAAGCCGAAAACCTATTTTGGAACATAGAAATGCCGCTCGTGCCCGTGCTCGCCGATATGGAACTGCACGGCGTACGCTTAGATACGGCTGCCTTAGAAGAAACTTCGCGCATCTTTACGCAACGCATGAACCAATACGAACAGGAAATATACGAACTCGCAGGCGAAAGTTTCAACATCTCAAGTCCCAAGCAGGTGGGCGAAATGCTGTTCGGAAAGTTGCAGATAATGGAGAAACCGAAGAAGACAAAGACAGGACAGTATGTTACAAGCGAAGAAGTATTAGTGAGTTTGGAGAACAAACACCCCATTGTACATAAGATATTGGAATACAGAGGCATTAAAAAGCTGCTCAGCACCTATATCGATGCTTTGCCAAAACTTATCAAACCCGAGACAGGACATATACACACGTCGTTCAATCAGGCACTTACGGCAACGGGCAGACTGTCGTCGAGCGACCCAAACTTGCAGAATATCCCCGTCAGAACAGACGACGGCAAGGAAATCCGCAAGTGTTTCATACCCGAATCTGGCTGCGAGTTCTTCTCTGCCGACTACAGTCAGATAGAACTTCGTATCATGGCGCACCTCTCGGAAGACGAAAACATGATGGAAGCCTTCCGCAAAGGGTTCGACATTCACCGTGCTACGGCTGCCAAAATATGGCACGAAGATATGGAAAACGTAACCGACACACAGCGAAAGAAAGCCAAACAAGCCAATTTTGGCATCATCTACGGCATTACTACTTACGGTTTGGCACAGCGAATGGACATTCCGAACGGCGAAGCAAAAGAGCTGATAGACGGATACTTCAACACTTTCCCGAAGGTAAAGGCTTATATGGAGCGTGCGAAAGAAGAAGCACGGAAGAAGGGTTACGCCGAAACCATCTTCCACCGTCGCCGTTACCTTGCCGACATCAACAGTCGGAACGCAACTGTAAGGGGGTTTGCCGAGCGCAATGCCATCAACGCCCCTATACAAGGTTCGGAAGCCGACATCATAAAGGTGGCTATGGTGCGCATCTGGCAACGTTTCAAGCGCGAAAACATACGCTCGAAAATGATTTTACAGGTACACGACGAACTCAACTTCTCGGTATTTCCCGACGAAAAAGAACGAGTAGAGCGCATCGTGATAGAAGAAATGCAGAATGCCTACCCGCTCAACGTTCCCCTGATAGCCGATGCTGGTTGGGGAGAAAATTGGCTCGAAGCGCACTAA
- a CDS encoding peptidase U32 family protein: MDIQEYEIMAPVGSRESLAAAIQAGAGSIYFGIGQLNMRSHSANHFTIEDLKEIAETCNERGIKTYLTVNTVIYGEDINAMREIIDAAKAANITAVIVSDVAVMVYCRQVGMEVHLSTQLNISNIEALKFYAQFADVAVLARELNMEQVAEIYRQIEEQDIRGPRGELVRIEMFCHGAFCMAISGKCYMSLHDSNRSANRGQCTQICRRSYTVTDNETGNQLEIDNKYIMSPKDLKTIRFIDKMMKAGVRVFKIEGRARGPEYVYEVVTCYKEAIQSVLDGTYTEEKKDKWDERLSTVFNRGFWDGYYQGQRLGEWTKNYGNKATEKKVLVGKVMKYFSKLGVAEIAVEASEIEKDQNMLITGPTTGIMKFDASEIRYDLKPVEKAEKGWRVSVPVPDKVRPNDKVYKLLKTNIE, from the coding sequence ATGGATATACAAGAATATGAAATAATGGCACCTGTTGGCTCACGCGAAAGTCTCGCAGCAGCCATTCAGGCAGGAGCAGGCTCTATATACTTCGGTATTGGGCAGCTTAATATGAGGTCGCATTCTGCCAATCACTTCACCATAGAAGACTTGAAAGAGATTGCAGAAACGTGCAACGAACGAGGCATAAAGACCTATCTCACGGTAAATACCGTTATTTATGGCGAAGACATCAACGCTATGCGCGAGATTATTGATGCGGCAAAGGCTGCCAATATCACCGCCGTCATCGTCAGCGACGTAGCCGTCATGGTGTATTGTCGCCAAGTGGGTATGGAAGTACACCTGTCTACACAACTCAATATATCGAACATCGAGGCGTTGAAATTCTATGCGCAGTTTGCCGATGTGGCAGTGTTGGCACGCGAACTGAATATGGAACAGGTGGCAGAAATATACCGACAGATTGAAGAACAGGACATTCGCGGCCCTCGTGGCGAATTGGTACGCATAGAAATGTTCTGCCACGGTGCTTTCTGTATGGCTATTTCGGGTAAATGCTACATGAGTCTGCACGACTCGAACCGCTCTGCCAACCGTGGACAATGCACACAGATTTGCCGCCGTTCGTACACCGTTACCGACAACGAAACAGGTAATCAACTCGAAATCGACAATAAATACATAATGAGTCCGAAAGACCTGAAAACCATTCGCTTCATCGACAAGATGATGAAGGCAGGCGTAAGGGTCTTCAAGATAGAAGGACGGGCACGCGGTCCCGAATATGTCTACGAGGTTGTAACGTGCTACAAGGAAGCCATACAAAGCGTACTCGACGGCACTTACACCGAAGAGAAGAAAGACAAGTGGGACGAACGCTTATCAACCGTGTTCAATCGTGGTTTCTGGGACGGCTACTACCAAGGCCAACGCTTAGGAGAATGGACAAAAAACTACGGCAACAAGGCTACGGAAAAGAAAGTTTTGGTGGGCAAAGTTATGAAATACTTCTCTAAACTCGGCGTGGCTGAAATTGCAGTGGAGGCTTCTGAGATAGAGAAAGACCAGAATATGCTCATCACAGGACCCACAACGGGCATTATGAAGTTCGATGCAAGCGAAATACGCTACGACCTAAAGCCTGTTGAAAAGGCAGAAAAGGGGTGGCGAGTGTCTGTCCCCGTGCCCGACAAGGTGCGTCCGAACGATAAGGTTTATAAACTTCTGAAGACAAATATAGAGTAA
- a CDS encoding DoxX family membrane protein has protein sequence MIELRQIAKLFLRLTVAASMLSSVADRFGIWAKELCMWGDMDKFVAYTQSLIPYIPADVVPVLAWTATVLEVLFSLCLLLGLKLKWTASLTGLMILVFAIAMATSVGIKAPLNYSAFTASAAAFGILACGNGIWEVDNLIGNRRHKGRRIQMIR, from the coding sequence ATGATAGAACTACGACAAATTGCCAAACTGTTCCTACGTCTTACCGTAGCCGCATCGATGCTTTCGTCGGTAGCCGACCGCTTCGGAATATGGGCAAAGGAACTCTGTATGTGGGGCGATATGGACAAATTCGTCGCCTATACACAATCGCTGATACCCTATATTCCTGCCGATGTTGTGCCTGTATTGGCGTGGACAGCTACCGTACTTGAAGTTTTGTTCTCGCTCTGCCTGCTTCTCGGACTGAAATTAAAGTGGACAGCATCGCTTACAGGACTGATGATACTTGTCTTTGCCATCGCAATGGCAACGTCTGTGGGCATTAAAGCACCGTTAAACTATTCGGCTTTCACCGCTTCGGCAGCAGCTTTCGGCATACTCGCCTGCGGAAATGGTATATGGGAAGTGGATAACCTGATTGGCAACCGACGCCATAAAGGCCGTCGTATTCAGATGATTAGATAA
- a CDS encoding SufE family protein, whose protein sequence is MTINEIQDEIIEEFAEFTEWMDKYQILIDLGNDLNALDPAYKNDQNLIDGCQSRVWLQCDIKDGKLVFTADSDALITKGIIALLIRVVSGHTPKEILDTDLYFIERIGLHQHLSPTRSNGLLSMVKKIKAYALAFNMKGE, encoded by the coding sequence ATGACAATCAACGAAATACAAGACGAAATAATAGAAGAATTTGCCGAGTTTACCGAATGGATGGATAAGTACCAAATACTTATCGACCTCGGCAACGACCTCAATGCACTCGACCCAGCCTATAAGAACGACCAGAATTTAATAGACGGTTGCCAGAGCCGCGTGTGGCTGCAATGCGATATTAAAGACGGTAAGCTGGTGTTTACAGCCGATTCTGACGCGCTTATCACCAAAGGTATCATTGCCCTGCTCATAAGGGTTGTAAGCGGACATACACCAAAAGAAATACTCGATACCGACCTTTATTTCATCGAACGCATAGGTTTGCATCAGCATTTATCGCCTACACGCAGCAACGGACTGCTGTCGATGGTGAAGAAAATAAAGGCTTACGCGTTGGCATTCAATATGAAAGGCGAGTGA
- a CDS encoding RNA methyltransferase, whose amino-acid sequence MRKLRTIEMNRLSLEEFKQSRKLPLVVVLDDVRSLYNVGSVFRSCDAFRIEAIYLCGITATPPNAEIHKTALGAENSVDWQYFSNAEDAVTQLKDNGYFVYSVEQVEGSNALQDLSEHISPINNDATTQKHYAVVLGNEVKGVHQSVVDLSDGCLEIPQFGTKHSLNVSVTAGIVVWEFARALLL is encoded by the coding sequence GTGAGAAAGCTACGTACCATAGAAATGAACCGCCTCTCGCTTGAGGAATTTAAGCAGAGTCGGAAGCTCCCGCTCGTTGTCGTGCTCGACGATGTGCGGTCGCTTTACAACGTTGGTAGCGTGTTTCGTTCGTGCGATGCCTTCCGTATCGAGGCGATTTACCTCTGCGGAATAACGGCTACACCTCCCAATGCAGAAATACACAAGACGGCTTTAGGAGCTGAAAACTCTGTCGATTGGCAGTATTTCAGCAATGCTGAAGATGCTGTAACACAGCTGAAAGACAATGGTTACTTCGTTTACAGCGTCGAACAGGTAGAGGGTTCAAACGCATTGCAAGACCTTTCGGAGCATATTTCGCCCATCAATAACGATGCAACTACCCAAAAGCATTACGCCGTAGTACTCGGAAACGAAGTAAAAGGTGTGCATCAATCGGTTGTAGACCTAAGCGACGGTTGCCTTGAAATACCCCAGTTCGGCACGAAACACTCTCTAAACGTAAGCGTTACAGCAGGTATCGTGGTCTGGGAGTTTGCCCGCGCACTGCTGTTGTAA
- the pncB gene encoding nicotinate phosphoribosyltransferase, whose protein sequence is MQQIIQHFTDNDAYTFSCQYYILQTYPRAEVEYTFFDRNETVYPKGFAELLNEQLGYMPSVIITEEEIAFMKKRMYYLPEWYFTFLRGYRFNPHELTVTQDEEGHLDVKVRGKWYSTIMWEMPILSIVSELMHNLQGHITAYNPKREYERCVEKTRKILSNGLILGDMGTRRRMSFDHQNMVIRTMKEVYGQGGYTDDNGFHPWTGRFTGTSNVYLAMRYDLIAIGTMSHQIIEFEECVSGIFECNFNVMRKFSDVYDGDNGIYLYDCFGDKVFFSNLSKRMAMMFTGLRVDSGVEEEQLEKIIAKYKSLGIDPATKQVVFSNGLNIDRAIEIHNYVDGRVKDSYGMGTFLTCDVENVKPMNIVVKLTRMRITENREWHDCVKLSCDKGKTLGNPEKCAYLQMMIG, encoded by the coding sequence ATGCAACAAATAATTCAACATTTCACCGATAACGACGCTTACACGTTCAGTTGTCAGTACTACATACTGCAGACATATCCTCGTGCCGAAGTGGAATATACATTCTTCGACCGCAATGAAACTGTCTATCCGAAGGGGTTTGCCGAGCTGCTGAACGAACAGTTGGGATACATGCCCAGCGTGATTATCACGGAAGAAGAGATTGCTTTCATGAAGAAACGTATGTATTATCTGCCCGAATGGTACTTTACCTTCCTTCGAGGTTATCGCTTCAACCCTCACGAACTTACGGTTACGCAAGACGAGGAAGGGCATTTAGACGTAAAAGTGCGTGGTAAATGGTACTCTACCATTATGTGGGAGATGCCCATTTTAAGCATTGTTTCGGAGTTGATGCACAATCTTCAGGGGCATATAACCGCCTATAATCCTAAGCGAGAGTATGAACGTTGTGTGGAAAAGACGCGTAAAATTCTTTCAAATGGGTTGATTTTAGGCGATATGGGTACGCGCCGCCGTATGTCGTTCGACCACCAGAATATGGTCATTCGTACGATGAAGGAAGTCTACGGGCAAGGTGGCTATACCGATGATAACGGCTTTCACCCTTGGACGGGGCGTTTTACAGGAACGAGCAACGTTTATCTTGCGATGCGATACGACCTTATCGCCATTGGAACAATGAGCCATCAGATTATCGAATTTGAAGAATGTGTGAGTGGAATATTTGAATGTAACTTCAATGTAATGCGCAAATTCAGCGACGTTTACGATGGCGACAACGGTATTTATCTCTACGATTGCTTCGGCGACAAAGTGTTCTTCAGCAACCTTTCCAAGCGTATGGCGATGATGTTCACCGGTTTGCGTGTGGACAGCGGCGTGGAAGAAGAACAGTTAGAGAAGATTATTGCAAAGTATAAGTCGCTCGGCATCGACCCTGCCACCAAGCAAGTGGTGTTCAGCAATGGCTTAAACATCGACCGAGCCATAGAAATTCACAACTACGTAGATGGGCGTGTGAAGGACAGTTACGGCATGGGAACCTTCCTGACCTGCGATGTTGAGAACGTGAAACCAATGAATATTGTCGTTAAACTCACCCGAATGCGCATAACGGAGAACCGTGAATGGCACGACTGTGTGAAGCTTTCGTGCGACAAAGGTAAGACTCTCGGTAATCCAGAGAAGTGTGCTTACTTGCAAATGATGATAGGGTAG